One genomic segment of Arthrobacter sp. JZ12 includes these proteins:
- a CDS encoding DUF4262 domain-containing protein encodes MTDLVFHPPCSAIEIRTLRRPASGTPDQPDEQVARGGYTVYFSADTRELPSAYTVGLTDMGVPELILYGRSPGHVRHAWSLIEPVLDQMGSPGMRVLQGQFDGQTVSVRRESLGRLQAAYRLYGPSGFKALQVYWTVGSDNHLPQQWEIRFLAAQPFLGDGTLGDLARSRKS; translated from the coding sequence ATGACCGATCTCGTCTTTCATCCGCCATGCTCAGCTATAGAAATCCGCACCCTGCGCCGGCCCGCGTCCGGCACGCCTGACCAACCTGATGAGCAGGTCGCGCGGGGCGGCTACACGGTGTACTTCAGCGCCGACACCCGGGAATTGCCGTCCGCCTACACGGTAGGTCTCACAGACATGGGCGTGCCTGAGCTGATCCTGTACGGACGGAGCCCGGGGCATGTACGCCACGCGTGGTCGCTGATCGAACCGGTACTGGATCAGATGGGAAGTCCAGGCATGCGCGTCCTGCAGGGACAGTTCGACGGGCAGACCGTCAGCGTCCGCAGGGAGTCCCTGGGGAGGCTGCAGGCGGCATACCGGCTGTACGGGCCATCCGGGTTCAAAGCTCTTCAGGTTTACTGGACGGTCGGCTCCGACAACCACCTGCCCCAGCAGTGGGAGATTCGGTTCCTCGCCGCACAGCCGTTCCTGGGAGACGGAACACTGGGAGACCTTGCCCGCAGCAGGAAGAGTTAG
- a CDS encoding enoyl-CoA hydratase/isomerase family protein, with product MQLPAYATLLTDIRNRVLTITVNRPDALNALSSRTVEDLEHCITAVAEVLHNDDGAWPVRGLIITGAGKAFVAGADIREMAAMSPDDAHDHSSRMHKVTLALEELPVPVIAAVNGYALGGGCELAMACDLIYAASNASFGQPEVGLGLVPGFGGSVRLPRRVGPGLARELLFTGRRLTAAEAREAGLVTAVFNSVDELLEGARSTLDLAARQSPAAIALVKRTLAETEGRRVPEALVTEADAFRAAFATEDKAEGTRAFLAKEPPNFPGR from the coding sequence ATGCAGCTTCCCGCCTATGCAACGCTCCTGACAGACATCCGGAACAGGGTTCTCACCATCACTGTCAACAGGCCGGACGCGCTGAATGCGCTGTCGTCGCGGACGGTCGAGGACCTGGAGCACTGCATTACTGCGGTGGCTGAGGTACTGCACAACGACGACGGCGCGTGGCCCGTCCGCGGACTCATCATCACCGGTGCCGGTAAGGCCTTCGTCGCCGGTGCTGATATCCGCGAAATGGCGGCGATGTCTCCGGACGACGCCCACGACCACAGCTCCCGGATGCATAAGGTGACGCTAGCGCTTGAGGAGCTGCCTGTACCGGTGATCGCGGCGGTCAACGGGTACGCGCTAGGTGGAGGCTGTGAACTGGCAATGGCCTGCGACCTCATCTACGCGGCATCGAATGCGTCCTTCGGTCAGCCCGAGGTTGGATTGGGGCTCGTGCCGGGCTTCGGCGGATCAGTGCGGCTTCCACGCCGTGTTGGGCCCGGCCTTGCCCGCGAACTTCTCTTCACCGGTCGACGCCTCACCGCCGCAGAGGCGCGTGAAGCAGGACTGGTGACCGCCGTGTTCAATTCCGTCGATGAACTGCTCGAGGGCGCCCGCAGCACCTTGGACCTCGCGGCCAGGCAGTCGCCAGCGGCGATCGCCCTCGTGAAGCGAACGCTCGCGGAGACCGAGGGGAGGCGCGTGCCCGAAGCGCTGGTGACCGAGGCGGACGCCTTTCGTGCTGCGTTCGCTACTGAAGACAAGGCTGAAGGAACCCGGGCCTTCCTCGCGAAGGAGCCGCCCAACTTTCCCGGTCGCTAG
- a CDS encoding transporter substrate-binding domain-containing protein — MLNIRVVLTGLLLLLGSTSCGVSIPQDPDGTLERVSGGILRVGVVENEEWVELPPTGDPRGIEPALVEEFADSLNADIEWVPGAEHKLVDDIFHGQLDLIIGGFSADTPWIKEAGITRPYVETIDERGKTLKHVMLVPMGENAFLLKLDQFLQAQEVKV; from the coding sequence ATGCTGAATATTCGCGTGGTGTTGACGGGGCTGTTGCTTTTGCTCGGTTCGACGTCCTGCGGTGTTTCGATTCCGCAGGATCCGGACGGAACGCTTGAAAGGGTTTCCGGTGGAATCCTCCGGGTCGGAGTGGTTGAGAACGAAGAGTGGGTTGAGCTGCCGCCCACCGGCGATCCGCGCGGAATCGAACCAGCACTGGTGGAGGAGTTCGCCGATTCCCTGAATGCCGATATTGAATGGGTTCCCGGCGCGGAGCACAAACTCGTGGACGATATTTTCCACGGCCAGCTTGACCTGATCATCGGCGGCTTCAGTGCCGATACCCCCTGGATCAAGGAAGCCGGCATCACACGGCCCTACGTGGAGACGATCGACGAACGCGGCAAGACCCTGAAGCATGTCATGTTGGTCCCAATGGGGGAGAACGCGTTCCTGTTGAAGCTGGACCAGTTCCTGCAGGCACAGGAGGTGAAGGTATGA
- a CDS encoding cation diffusion facilitator family transporter, which produces MSTAQKQQAARFGHTELPEEQKAALRKAVRLEWATIGFLAVSTFLVFLVLGNSQAMKAAWIEDLLSFLPPISFLVATRVIRRRPSESHPYGYHRAVGVAHLVAAVALLVMGGYLLVDSAIKLITTEHPTIGGITLFDSTFWLGWLMVLAMLLTAGPPVVLGIMKMKLAKTLHDKVLYADADMNKADWMTALAAAVGVLGIGLGLWWADSAAAILISSSIVHDGIKNVRGAIGGLTDTTARTYDDSEPHPIGGRIDAYLRSLHWVKDARSRVRDEGHVFHVEAFVVPRAMSRATLSRIEKARDACVEMDWKVQDMVIVPVAELPEEFLPGLTRGGAERE; this is translated from the coding sequence ATGAGCACCGCGCAGAAGCAGCAAGCAGCACGATTCGGCCATACGGAGCTCCCAGAGGAACAGAAGGCGGCGCTCCGGAAGGCGGTGAGACTGGAGTGGGCGACGATCGGTTTCCTGGCGGTCTCCACCTTCTTGGTCTTTCTGGTGCTGGGGAACTCGCAGGCCATGAAAGCGGCCTGGATCGAAGACCTGCTCTCCTTCCTGCCACCGATCTCCTTCCTGGTGGCAACACGAGTCATACGCCGTCGGCCTTCAGAGTCGCATCCTTATGGCTACCACCGGGCAGTCGGCGTTGCACATCTGGTGGCAGCGGTCGCACTCCTGGTGATGGGCGGTTACCTCCTCGTCGACTCGGCGATCAAGCTCATCACCACGGAGCATCCCACTATCGGGGGCATCACCCTGTTTGACAGCACCTTCTGGCTGGGTTGGCTGATGGTTCTGGCGATGCTGTTGACCGCGGGACCGCCGGTTGTCCTCGGCATCATGAAGATGAAACTCGCCAAGACCCTTCACGACAAGGTTCTGTACGCCGACGCGGACATGAACAAGGCGGACTGGATGACAGCGCTCGCCGCTGCCGTGGGTGTCCTTGGCATTGGCCTTGGCCTGTGGTGGGCGGATTCCGCCGCCGCAATCCTGATTTCCTCAAGTATTGTGCATGACGGGATCAAGAACGTGCGCGGCGCAATCGGCGGACTCACTGATACCACTGCGCGTACCTATGACGACTCCGAACCACATCCTATCGGCGGTCGCATAGACGCTTATCTGAGATCACTGCACTGGGTGAAGGATGCGCGGTCGCGGGTGAGGGACGAGGGGCACGTGTTCCATGTCGAGGCGTTTGTGGTCCCGCGAGCGATGTCGCGGGCAACACTCAGCCGGATCGAGAAGGCAAGGGACGCCTGCGTCGAAATGGATTGGAAGGTCCAGGACATGGTCATTGTTCCGGTGGCTGAGCTTCCGGAGGAATTCCTTCCGGGGCTTACCCGGGGCGGCGCGGAGCGCGAATAG
- the pstS gene encoding phosphate ABC transporter substrate-binding protein PstS: MNYHRVASIAAGLAAILAVTSCGSDYPLGPEQEAAARNATSTLSGTITGAGSSAQGPAMNAWQAEFATIHPGVRVQYSPDGSGAGRGALLAGAVDFAGSDAYLSDEELEESREACGPDGAVNIPAYVAPISIAFNLPGIEELNLDAETIARIFRGEIRTWDDPAIVEQNPELDLPSTPVAPVSRSDDSGTTENFTDYLHAVVPEVWPEEADGTFPADLAGENAKGNAGVVSTVTGTEGAVTYADDSAVGPPLGRAKLRVGEEYVAVSAEAAAAAVDAAQRVEGRSEFDIALDLDRRTTATGAYPLVLVSYHVLCSTYENEETLELVKAFESFVVSSEGQEASAEAAGSAPISQGLSERATAAIEAIRQR; this comes from the coding sequence GTGAATTATCACCGTGTTGCTTCCATCGCAGCCGGGCTTGCTGCAATTCTGGCCGTTACGTCCTGCGGATCTGATTATCCGCTTGGGCCCGAGCAGGAAGCAGCGGCTCGAAACGCCACCTCGACACTCAGTGGAACCATCACCGGTGCCGGATCTTCCGCTCAGGGTCCCGCAATGAACGCCTGGCAGGCGGAGTTTGCCACTATCCACCCCGGCGTACGGGTCCAATACTCACCGGACGGATCCGGTGCCGGGCGCGGCGCACTGCTCGCCGGCGCAGTGGATTTCGCCGGCTCGGATGCCTACCTGAGCGATGAGGAACTCGAGGAGTCACGGGAGGCGTGCGGACCGGACGGGGCCGTCAACATTCCGGCGTATGTCGCTCCCATCAGCATCGCGTTCAATCTTCCCGGCATAGAGGAACTGAACCTGGATGCGGAGACGATCGCCCGGATTTTCCGGGGCGAGATCAGAACCTGGGACGACCCTGCAATCGTTGAGCAGAACCCGGAGCTGGACCTGCCGTCGACCCCTGTTGCGCCTGTGAGCAGGTCCGATGACTCAGGGACCACCGAGAACTTCACTGATTACCTGCACGCCGTCGTGCCCGAGGTCTGGCCTGAAGAGGCTGACGGGACCTTCCCGGCCGACCTGGCAGGAGAAAACGCCAAGGGCAATGCCGGTGTGGTGAGCACGGTGACCGGCACTGAGGGAGCGGTGACCTATGCGGATGATTCCGCAGTCGGCCCGCCGCTGGGGCGTGCGAAACTACGCGTCGGTGAGGAGTACGTCGCAGTAAGCGCCGAAGCTGCTGCCGCCGCCGTCGACGCAGCCCAGCGCGTTGAGGGACGGTCGGAATTCGACATTGCACTTGATCTGGACCGGCGGACAACGGCGACCGGAGCCTATCCGCTTGTTCTCGTCTCTTACCACGTACTGTGCTCCACCTATGAGAACGAGGAGACGCTTGAGCTGGTCAAGGCATTCGAATCGTTCGTGGTGAGCAGCGAGGGCCAGGAGGCTTCGGCCGAAGCTGCCGGAAGCGCACCAATCTCACAGGGTCTGTCGGAGCGAGCTACGGCAGCCATCGAAGCAATTCGCCAGCGTTAG
- a CDS encoding FAD-dependent oxidoreductase, with product MKSLWLESSPNIPTDPFDAGPYDSVVVGAGITGLTAATLLARSGQRVAILEARRAGAVTTGNSTAKVSLLQGTQLSSITHHHGPDLARHYVTGNREGQSWLLRLCDEHGVAYERRDAFNYAVTDDGARLLREERDACANSGLNAVLEDSSELPFPVTGALKVSGQAQIHPMEVLAVLAADLRKHGGKLIEDVRVTGVKAGSTKGERSTLQTTQGNVAASNVILATGTPILDRGGHFSVLQPHRSYAVAFTVQDQVPSGMYLSVDAPNRTLRTAEVEGRPYLIVGGNGHIVGRQAHTQSLVDDIIRWTQEHFPTAQAAFSWSAQDYRPASSVPYVGKMPIAGHSIYTATGFNKWGFTNGVAAALALSAEILGGHMPWANELYKTRLGKQDALATAKTNAGVGLEMVSGWLSGLGRPSHAQPPEGQGVIVREGARPVGICQIGGVTHRVSAVCPHMGGVLSWNDAEQSWDCPLHGSRFSHDGARLEGPATRDLQAP from the coding sequence GTGAAGTCCCTTTGGCTTGAATCATCACCGAACATCCCCACCGACCCCTTTGACGCCGGCCCCTATGACTCCGTGGTGGTCGGCGCGGGCATCACCGGCCTGACCGCGGCCACACTGCTCGCCCGCTCGGGCCAGCGGGTAGCCATTTTGGAGGCGCGGAGGGCAGGTGCGGTCACCACGGGAAACAGCACCGCGAAGGTCTCGCTGCTGCAGGGCACGCAGCTGTCCTCGATCACGCACCATCACGGCCCCGACCTCGCCCGCCACTACGTGACCGGCAACCGCGAGGGCCAGAGCTGGCTGCTCCGGCTCTGTGATGAACACGGCGTCGCCTACGAGCGACGGGACGCCTTCAACTACGCAGTGACCGACGACGGCGCCCGCCTGCTTCGCGAGGAGCGGGACGCATGTGCCAACTCCGGTTTGAATGCGGTGCTCGAGGATTCTTCCGAGCTGCCGTTTCCGGTAACGGGTGCCCTCAAGGTGAGCGGCCAGGCTCAAATCCATCCCATGGAAGTACTTGCCGTCCTCGCGGCCGACCTGCGGAAGCACGGCGGCAAACTGATCGAGGACGTCCGCGTCACCGGAGTCAAGGCCGGCAGCACCAAGGGGGAACGCTCCACGCTCCAGACGACCCAAGGCAACGTTGCCGCCTCCAACGTGATCCTGGCGACCGGTACGCCCATCCTCGACCGCGGCGGCCATTTCTCCGTCCTCCAGCCACACCGGTCCTATGCCGTCGCCTTCACGGTGCAGGACCAGGTTCCCAGCGGCATGTACCTTTCGGTGGATGCACCCAACCGAACGCTGCGCACAGCGGAGGTGGAGGGGCGCCCTTACCTCATTGTGGGCGGCAACGGCCATATCGTCGGGCGCCAGGCGCACACCCAGTCGCTGGTGGACGACATCATCCGCTGGACGCAGGAGCATTTTCCCACGGCACAGGCAGCGTTCAGCTGGTCGGCGCAGGACTACCGGCCGGCGTCGTCCGTGCCGTATGTAGGGAAAATGCCCATCGCCGGGCACTCAATCTACACCGCGACCGGCTTCAATAAATGGGGCTTCACCAACGGAGTGGCGGCAGCACTGGCACTGTCTGCCGAGATTCTCGGTGGGCATATGCCCTGGGCCAACGAGTTGTACAAGACGCGGTTGGGAAAGCAGGACGCGTTGGCTACCGCGAAGACGAACGCCGGCGTCGGACTGGAAATGGTGAGCGGCTGGCTCAGCGGTCTCGGCCGCCCCTCCCACGCACAGCCGCCCGAGGGGCAGGGTGTGATTGTGCGCGAAGGTGCCCGGCCAGTAGGGATCTGCCAGATCGGTGGCGTCACTCACCGTGTCTCCGCTGTGTGCCCGCACATGGGAGGAGTACTCAGCTGGAACGACGCCGAGCAGTCCTGGGACTGCCCGCTGCATGGGTCACGATTCAGCCATGATGGGGCGCGACTGGAGGGGCCGGCCACGCGGGATCTACAGGCACCCTGA
- a CDS encoding isochorismatase family cysteine hydrolase, whose translation MVVALLIIDMQKAFFEDEVLGKQQDRVVQACNTAIADAREAGAPVYVIRTEHQRDKSTWTVSMLDDDQGFLFTGTEQAEPVDGLEIDGFPQLVKTRDSAFFGTDLLQRLRNLGVDTVVLAGVATHNCVAQTAADAYANNLRVVYAEDAIASTNEEYARDVLRVLMDEYRQKALSRSDVRQLFSSQSVNA comes from the coding sequence ATGGTTGTCGCACTGCTGATCATTGACATGCAGAAGGCCTTTTTCGAGGACGAGGTTCTCGGGAAGCAGCAGGATCGAGTGGTTCAGGCATGTAACACTGCCATAGCGGATGCTAGGGAGGCGGGTGCACCCGTCTACGTGATCCGCACCGAACATCAGCGCGACAAGTCCACCTGGACTGTCAGCATGCTCGATGATGACCAGGGGTTCCTTTTCACCGGCACCGAGCAGGCCGAGCCGGTCGATGGTCTGGAGATTGATGGGTTCCCCCAGTTGGTGAAAACCCGGGACAGCGCATTCTTCGGTACCGACCTTCTGCAGCGGCTACGCAACCTCGGCGTCGATACCGTAGTGCTTGCCGGTGTTGCCACACACAACTGCGTCGCCCAGACGGCAGCCGACGCCTATGCCAACAATCTGCGCGTGGTTTACGCGGAGGACGCGATCGCGTCCACCAACGAGGAGTATGCGAGGGATGTGCTTCGTGTGCTCATGGACGAGTATCGCCAGAAGGCGCTATCGCGTAGCGACGTCAGACAGCTCTTCTCCTCGCAATCCGTGAACGCGTAG
- a CDS encoding DUF4383 domain-containing protein codes for MTTHSPGVGTRTNIQKAALAVGVVFLLVGVLGFIPGITSGFDQLQFAGHESEAMLLGIFQVSILHNIVHLLFGAAGIAMAKTASGAYNYLLWGGVIYAVLFIYGLVIPAESAANFVPVNAADNVLHLVLAIGMIALALALRDRHRSVRDR; via the coding sequence ATGACAACGCATTCACCGGGTGTCGGCACCCGAACCAATATCCAAAAAGCAGCCCTCGCCGTCGGGGTAGTTTTTCTGCTCGTCGGTGTGCTGGGTTTCATTCCCGGCATAACTTCCGGCTTCGATCAGCTGCAGTTCGCCGGCCACGAGTCGGAAGCCATGCTTCTGGGTATTTTCCAGGTATCGATTCTGCACAACATCGTGCATCTGCTGTTCGGGGCGGCCGGGATCGCCATGGCTAAAACCGCGTCCGGCGCCTACAACTACCTGCTGTGGGGTGGCGTTATATACGCCGTCCTGTTCATCTACGGGTTGGTGATTCCCGCCGAGTCGGCTGCCAACTTTGTCCCCGTGAATGCGGCGGACAACGTGCTGCACCTCGTGCTGGCCATCGGGATGATCGCCTTGGCCCTTGCATTGCGGGACCGGCACCGGAGTGTACGAGATAGGTGA
- a CDS encoding Hsp20/alpha crystallin family protein, with amino-acid sequence MAMKFDPFRELDRVAGALLDNRQGLRLMPMDLYREGDHYILSADLPGIDPGSVDIDVDGQLLTIRAERTLRNVEGVKWLTRERESGSFLRQLNLGQGIDIEAISARYENGVLSVTIPVSERAKPRKIEVVSGQDAQPVRGDKAVEA; translated from the coding sequence ATGGCAATGAAATTCGATCCATTTCGTGAACTCGACCGCGTGGCAGGCGCCCTTCTGGACAACCGCCAGGGCCTGCGGCTGATGCCCATGGACCTGTACCGCGAGGGTGACCACTACATCCTGAGCGCCGACCTGCCGGGCATCGATCCAGGCTCCGTAGACATCGATGTTGACGGACAGCTGCTCACCATCCGCGCCGAGCGGACGCTGCGCAATGTCGAAGGCGTCAAGTGGCTCACCCGTGAGCGTGAGAGCGGATCATTCCTCCGCCAGCTCAACCTGGGCCAGGGCATCGACATTGAGGCAATCTCCGCCCGCTACGAGAACGGCGTGCTGAGCGTGACCATCCCGGTCAGCGAGCGCGCAAAGCCGCGGAAGATCGAGGTGGTCTCCGGCCAGGATGCACAGCCGGTACGCGGTGACAAGGCTGTAGAGGCCTGA
- a CDS encoding DUF2630 family protein: protein MNDQDILARIQSLVEEEHELRGSSSDDPAGSSNEDRQNRLRRVEEELDQCWDLLRQRRAKHDAGESPQDAEPRPIDQVEGYRQ from the coding sequence ATGAACGATCAGGACATCCTCGCGCGGATCCAGTCCCTGGTGGAGGAAGAGCACGAGCTCAGAGGTTCCTCGTCGGACGATCCTGCAGGTTCCTCCAATGAAGACCGGCAGAACCGGTTGCGCAGGGTGGAGGAGGAACTTGACCAGTGCTGGGATCTGCTCCGGCAGCGCCGAGCCAAGCACGACGCAGGCGAAAGCCCGCAGGACGCTGAACCCCGCCCCATTGACCAGGTTGAGGGTTACCGCCAATAG
- a CDS encoding flavodoxin family protein, translated as MENLKAFALICTLTPSPEESSSDLIADHILGKLREQGVSTSSARVVDHNVAPGVQKDMGNGDQWPELRQKILDADIFLLSAPIWVGHMSSLAQRVFERLDADLSSTDDEGRPIMYNRVALTAVVGNEDGAHHVTAEMHQGLNDIGFTLPAQGGVYWVGEAMQTVDFKDLDEVPDPVASTISSMTANAVHLAKALKVAPYPAP; from the coding sequence ATGGAGAACCTGAAGGCGTTCGCACTGATCTGCACGCTGACTCCCTCCCCGGAGGAGTCCAGCAGCGACCTTATTGCCGACCACATCCTCGGCAAGCTGCGCGAGCAGGGGGTGTCGACGTCGTCCGCCCGCGTGGTTGACCACAACGTCGCCCCCGGCGTTCAAAAGGACATGGGAAATGGGGACCAGTGGCCGGAACTGCGACAAAAGATTCTCGATGCGGACATCTTCCTGCTCAGTGCCCCCATCTGGGTGGGGCATATGAGCAGTCTGGCTCAGCGCGTGTTTGAGCGGCTCGACGCTGACCTCTCCTCCACCGATGACGAGGGCAGGCCGATCATGTACAACAGGGTTGCGCTGACCGCGGTTGTCGGCAATGAGGATGGGGCCCACCACGTCACTGCTGAAATGCACCAGGGGCTGAACGACATCGGCTTCACCCTGCCCGCGCAGGGCGGCGTGTACTGGGTGGGCGAAGCAATGCAGACGGTCGACTTCAAGGATCTGGACGAGGTACCCGATCCGGTGGCTTCGACCATTTCCTCCATGACGGCAAACGCCGTGCACCTAGCGAAGGCGCTGAAGGTGGCGCCCTACCCGGCTCCGTAG
- a CDS encoding Ku protein: protein MRAIWKGAVAFGLVNVPVKVYSATEDHDISLHQVHDKDGGRIRYQRRCEICGEVVEYKNIDKAYDDGERTVVLTSEDLASLPVEKSREIEVVEFVPSEQIDPIMFDRAYYLEPDSKSTKAYVLLRRTLEETDRTAIVKFSLRQKSRLAALRVRGDVLMVQTLLWQDEVREANFPALDEKVRISAKEKEMSAALVESFSSDFDPENFKDDYQEQLRTLIEAKLEKGEALDTDETFGETEEGEGGNVLDLMEALRRSVEKNREKKTGEGAGKKTSKASKKGA, encoded by the coding sequence ATGAGAGCGATCTGGAAGGGCGCAGTGGCGTTCGGGCTGGTCAACGTGCCGGTGAAGGTCTACAGCGCCACCGAGGACCACGACATCAGCCTCCACCAGGTGCACGACAAGGACGGCGGGCGCATCCGCTATCAGCGCCGGTGCGAGATCTGCGGCGAGGTGGTCGAGTACAAGAACATTGACAAGGCCTACGACGACGGCGAGCGCACCGTGGTGCTGACAAGCGAGGACCTTGCGTCGCTTCCGGTGGAAAAGAGCCGGGAGATCGAGGTTGTCGAGTTCGTACCCAGCGAGCAGATCGATCCCATCATGTTTGACCGCGCCTACTACCTGGAGCCGGATTCGAAATCCACCAAGGCGTACGTGCTGCTGCGCCGCACCCTCGAGGAGACCGACCGAACGGCCATCGTGAAGTTCTCGCTGCGACAGAAGTCCCGGCTGGCCGCGCTGCGGGTGCGCGGCGACGTGCTCATGGTCCAGACCCTGCTGTGGCAGGACGAGGTGCGGGAAGCCAACTTCCCGGCCCTTGACGAGAAGGTTCGTATCTCCGCGAAGGAGAAGGAAATGTCCGCCGCTCTGGTGGAGTCATTCTCCTCGGACTTCGATCCGGAGAACTTCAAGGACGATTACCAGGAGCAATTGCGCACCCTGATTGAGGCGAAGCTCGAGAAGGGCGAGGCCCTGGATACCGATGAGACATTCGGCGAGACCGAGGAAGGTGAAGGCGGCAACGTCCTCGACCTCATGGAGGCCCTGCGCCGGAGTGTGGAGAAGAACCGGGAGAAGAAGACAGGCGAGGGCGCCGGAAAGAAGACCTCGAAGGCCTCCAAGAAGGGCGCCTGA
- a CDS encoding SRPBCC domain-containing protein, translated as MNSEPMVTKTLADGEPALWFEMRFNVPARVLWKHLTDPEKLKYWFPCELDILPRKGAVVTFKFPGEKATEGTVLEAEKPRLLAYTWEEEVLRWEIEDDDDGSLLTLTNTIQEGQEIARSAAGWHLTLMGLDDYLNKRPLGQDPALWDEYVRRYEEQFGE; from the coding sequence GTGAACTCAGAACCGATGGTTACCAAGACGCTTGCCGACGGAGAGCCCGCCCTCTGGTTCGAGATGCGGTTCAATGTGCCGGCAAGGGTGCTCTGGAAGCACCTTACCGATCCCGAGAAGCTCAAGTACTGGTTCCCCTGCGAGCTGGATATCCTGCCGCGAAAGGGAGCGGTGGTCACCTTCAAGTTCCCAGGCGAGAAAGCCACGGAGGGTACTGTCCTCGAGGCCGAGAAGCCCCGGCTCCTCGCCTACACGTGGGAGGAGGAGGTCCTGCGGTGGGAAATCGAGGACGACGACGACGGCAGCCTCCTCACGCTGACCAACACCATCCAGGAGGGGCAGGAGATCGCCCGCTCGGCTGCAGGCTGGCACCTGACCCTGATGGGCCTGGACGACTACCTGAACAAGCGGCCCCTGGGGCAGGACCCGGCGCTGTGGGACGAGTACGTCCGCCGGTATGAGGAGCAGTTCGGCGAATGA